In Porphyromonas cangingivalis, a genomic segment contains:
- the glyA gene encoding serine hydroxymethyltransferase, which translates to MKRDERIFALIQEEHERQRKGIELIASENFVSDQVMEAMGSCFTNKYAEGYPGRRYYGGCEVVDQAEQLAIDRIKQLYGAEWANVQPHSGAQANMAVLLTVLKPGDTFLGLNLAHGGHLSHGSAVNSSGILYNPIAYNVKEDTGRVDYDEMERLALEHKPKLIIAGGSAYSREWEYQRMRDIADKIGALLMVDMAHPAGLVAAGLLDNPVKYAHIVTSTTHKTLRGPRGGIILLGKDFENPWGLKTPKGVLKTMGQLLDSAVFPGVQGGPLEHVIAAKAVAFGEALDPSFKVYQQLVKDNAQAMAKAFIELGYKIISDGTDNHSMLVDLRPKFPELTGKVAENSLVRADITINKNMVPFDTRSAFQTSGFRVGTPAISTRGVQPSEMKAIVTLIDRVLSAPEDEAVITAVRKEVNEMMSERPIFAW; encoded by the coding sequence ATGAAAAGAGACGAAAGAATCTTTGCCCTCATCCAAGAGGAGCACGAGAGACAACGCAAAGGGATCGAGCTCATCGCTTCGGAAAACTTTGTCAGTGATCAAGTCATGGAAGCCATGGGCAGCTGCTTTACCAACAAGTACGCCGAGGGTTATCCCGGACGCAGATATTACGGTGGTTGCGAAGTCGTAGACCAAGCCGAACAGCTTGCGATCGATCGTATCAAGCAACTTTATGGTGCAGAGTGGGCCAACGTACAGCCTCACTCAGGTGCTCAGGCAAACATGGCGGTACTACTCACAGTACTCAAGCCCGGCGACACATTCCTCGGTCTCAACCTCGCTCATGGTGGTCACCTCTCTCACGGTTCGGCTGTCAACAGCTCGGGCATCTTGTACAACCCCATCGCATACAATGTCAAGGAAGATACAGGTCGTGTAGACTACGATGAGATGGAACGCCTTGCACTCGAACACAAGCCCAAACTCATCATCGCAGGTGGTTCGGCTTACTCTCGTGAGTGGGAATACCAACGCATGCGTGACATCGCAGACAAGATCGGTGCGCTCCTCATGGTGGATATGGCTCACCCTGCAGGTCTCGTGGCAGCAGGTCTCCTCGACAACCCGGTGAAGTATGCTCACATCGTCACTTCGACCACACACAAGACTCTACGTGGTCCTCGTGGTGGTATCATCCTCCTCGGCAAGGACTTCGAAAACCCTTGGGGACTCAAGACACCAAAGGGGGTACTCAAGACCATGGGACAGCTCCTCGACTCTGCAGTCTTCCCGGGTGTACAGGGTGGTCCGCTTGAACACGTGATCGCTGCCAAGGCTGTCGCTTTCGGCGAAGCTCTTGACCCATCATTCAAGGTGTACCAACAGCTTGTCAAGGACAATGCTCAGGCCATGGCGAAGGCGTTCATCGAGCTTGGTTATAAGATCATCTCCGATGGTACAGACAACCACAGTATGCTCGTGGATCTCCGTCCTAAGTTCCCCGAACTCACAGGTAAGGTCGCTGAGAACAGCCTCGTACGTGCGGACATCACCATCAACAAGAACATGGTGCCATTCGACACCCGTTCGGCATTCCAGACTTCGGGCTTCCGTGTAGGTACGCCGGCGATCTCTACAAGAGGTGTACAACCTTCGGAAATGAAGGCCATCGTCACCCTCATCGACCGTGTCCTCTCTGCTCCTGAAGACGAAGCTGTCATCACAGCTGTACGCAAGGAGGTCAACGAGATGATGTCCGAACGTCCTATCTTCGCGTGGTAA
- a CDS encoding catalase, which translates to MEQKNKLTTAAGAPVADNQNVATAGKRGPMLLQDIWFLEKLAHFDREVIPERRMHAKGSGAFGTFTVTHDITKYTKAAIFSEIGKKTELFVRFSTVAGERGAADAERDIRGFAIKFYTEEGNWDLVGNNTPVFFLRDPLKFPDLNHAVKRDPRTNMRSAQNNWDFWTLLPEALHQVTITMSDRGIPASYRHMHGYGSHTFSFINAEGVRHWVKFHLHTQQGIKNLTDAEAEAIVGKDRESHQRDLYESIERGDFPRWTLKIQIMTEEQAKQMPFNPFDLTKVWSQKEFPLMEVGVMELNRNPENYFADVEQAAFNPANVVPGISFSPDRMLQGRLFSYGDTQRYRLGVNHHQIPVNKSRCPFLNMYHRDGAMRVDGNYGSRLGYEPNGYGHWQDQNEYKEPPLELDGAAYQWDFREDDSDYYSQVKALFDLMSPEQQQVLFDNTARSMGDIPKVIKLRHISNCYKADPAYGKGVADALGIDVNEALQ; encoded by the coding sequence ATGGAACAAAAGAACAAACTGACAACAGCTGCGGGTGCTCCCGTGGCTGACAACCAGAATGTCGCGACAGCCGGCAAGCGTGGCCCGATGTTGCTCCAAGACATCTGGTTCCTCGAAAAACTCGCCCACTTCGATCGCGAAGTTATCCCCGAACGCCGTATGCACGCCAAAGGATCGGGAGCGTTCGGTACTTTCACTGTCACTCACGACATCACAAAGTACACGAAGGCAGCCATATTCTCGGAGATAGGTAAGAAGACTGAACTTTTTGTCCGCTTCTCTACCGTAGCCGGTGAGCGTGGTGCTGCCGATGCCGAACGCGACATCCGTGGCTTTGCCATCAAGTTTTACACCGAGGAGGGCAACTGGGACTTGGTCGGAAATAACACTCCGGTGTTCTTCTTGAGAGACCCTCTCAAGTTCCCCGACCTCAACCACGCCGTCAAGCGTGATCCTCGCACCAACATGAGAAGTGCTCAGAACAACTGGGACTTCTGGACGCTCCTCCCCGAAGCTCTTCATCAGGTGACCATCACGATGAGTGATCGTGGTATCCCTGCGAGCTACCGTCATATGCACGGCTATGGTAGCCACACGTTCTCGTTCATCAATGCTGAGGGTGTGAGACACTGGGTGAAGTTCCACCTCCACACTCAACAAGGGATCAAGAACCTCACCGATGCTGAGGCAGAAGCCATCGTGGGCAAGGACCGTGAGAGTCATCAGAGAGACCTCTACGAAAGCATCGAGCGCGGCGACTTCCCTCGCTGGACACTCAAGATCCAGATCATGACCGAAGAGCAGGCTAAGCAGATGCCTTTCAACCCATTCGACTTGACGAAGGTGTGGTCACAGAAGGAGTTTCCGCTCATGGAAGTGGGTGTCATGGAGCTCAACCGCAATCCTGAAAACTACTTCGCAGATGTCGAGCAGGCTGCATTCAACCCTGCCAATGTCGTGCCCGGTATCAGCTTCTCACCCGACCGTATGCTTCAAGGACGTCTCTTCTCTTACGGAGACACCCAGCGTTACCGCCTCGGTGTGAACCACCACCAGATCCCTGTCAACAAGAGCCGTTGCCCATTCCTCAATATGTACCATCGTGATGGTGCTATGAGGGTCGATGGCAACTACGGTTCGCGCCTCGGTTATGAGCCCAACGGCTATGGTCACTGGCAAGATCAGAACGAGTACAAGGAACCACCTCTCGAGCTCGATGGAGCTGCTTATCAGTGGGACTTCAGAGAAGACGACAGTGACTACTATTCACAGGTCAAGGCCCTCTTCGACCTCATGTCGCCTGAGCAACAGCAAGTCCTCTTCGACAACACTGCTCGCTCGATGGGAGACATCCCCAAGGTGATCAAGCTACGTCACATCTCCAACTGTTACAAGGCAGATCCTGCTTATGGTAAGGGTGTGGCAGATGCCCTCGGCATCGACGTCAACGAAGCGTTGCAATAA
- a CDS encoding flavodoxin family protein: MKATILYQSKKGRTAGWARAMAMYLWSKGVNVSYGPISDFKEEQLRDSDLLLLGSWTTGWFVVNQSPSKVWIEASKKLPATLPPHLVLFATYKVRTGAIFKRMKGCLNLSDVKQVDTMKSKTGILSDEDKQRLDAYIERIKALRNSL, encoded by the coding sequence ATGAAGGCAACAATACTGTACCAGAGTAAGAAAGGACGCACGGCAGGATGGGCACGAGCAATGGCTATGTACTTGTGGAGCAAGGGTGTCAATGTGAGTTATGGACCGATCTCCGACTTCAAGGAAGAACAGCTCCGAGACTCCGATCTTTTGTTGCTTGGGAGCTGGACGACCGGCTGGTTCGTCGTCAATCAGAGCCCGAGCAAGGTATGGATCGAAGCCTCCAAGAAACTCCCTGCAACACTTCCTCCTCATCTTGTTCTTTTTGCGACTTATAAGGTGCGCACAGGGGCAATATTCAAAAGGATGAAAGGGTGTCTCAATCTGTCCGATGTAAAACAGGTAGATACAATGAAGTCCAAGACCGGTATCCTCTCCGACGAAGACAAGCAGAGGCTTGACGCCTACATTGAAAGGATCAAGGCTCTTCGTAACAGCTTGTGA
- a CDS encoding phosphoglycerate kinase, translating to MANIDNFNFKGLRTFVRVDFNVPLDDKFNITDDTRIRAALPTLHKILGDGGRLILGSHLGRPKGVEDKYSLAHIKDQISKALGVEVKFAPDCVGEEAVRMAAELKDGEALLLENLRFYAEEEGKPRGLAEDASEEEKAAAKKAVKESQKVFTKKLADLADVYVNDAFGTAHRAHASTALMADYFDKDHKMFGYLMGKEVEAVKKVMSDIRRPFTAIMGGSKVSSKIDIIENLLTKVDNLILTGGMTYTFSKARGGKIGVSIVENDKLDLALDIIKKAEERGVKLYIAVDSKVADKFSNDANTQFVPSNDIPDGWEGMDIGPKTIEMFSEVIKGSKTILWNGPTGVFEFDNFGHGSEAVGKAIAEATKAGAFSLVGGGDSVACVNKYHLADKVSYVSTGGGALLEAIEGKVLPGIAAIEK from the coding sequence ATGGCAAATATCGATAACTTCAATTTCAAAGGTCTACGCACCTTTGTCCGTGTGGACTTCAATGTCCCCCTCGATGACAAGTTCAACATCACCGACGACACCCGCATCCGTGCGGCTCTGCCCACGCTCCACAAGATCTTGGGCGATGGTGGCAGACTCATCCTCGGATCGCACCTCGGTCGTCCAAAGGGTGTGGAGGACAAGTATTCGCTCGCTCACATCAAGGATCAGATCTCCAAGGCTCTGGGCGTGGAGGTGAAGTTTGCGCCCGACTGTGTGGGTGAGGAGGCTGTCCGTATGGCTGCCGAGCTGAAGGATGGAGAGGCATTGTTGCTCGAAAATCTCCGCTTCTATGCCGAAGAGGAGGGCAAGCCTCGTGGTCTTGCCGAAGATGCGAGCGAGGAGGAGAAGGCTGCTGCAAAGAAGGCCGTGAAGGAGTCGCAGAAGGTCTTCACCAAGAAGCTCGCCGACCTTGCCGACGTGTATGTCAATGATGCTTTCGGTACAGCGCACCGTGCACACGCTTCGACAGCACTGATGGCGGATTATTTCGACAAGGATCACAAGATGTTCGGCTACCTCATGGGTAAGGAGGTCGAGGCGGTAAAGAAGGTGATGAGCGACATCCGACGCCCATTTACAGCGATCATGGGGGGCTCCAAGGTGTCGAGCAAGATCGACATCATCGAGAACCTCCTCACCAAGGTGGACAACCTCATCCTCACGGGCGGTATGACTTATACCTTCTCCAAAGCCCGTGGAGGCAAGATCGGTGTCTCCATCGTTGAGAACGACAAGCTCGATCTCGCTCTCGACATCATCAAGAAGGCTGAGGAGCGTGGCGTGAAGCTATACATCGCTGTGGACAGCAAGGTGGCGGATAAGTTCAGCAACGATGCGAATACACAGTTCGTGCCATCGAACGACATCCCCGACGGCTGGGAGGGTATGGACATCGGCCCCAAGACGATAGAGATGTTCAGCGAGGTGATCAAGGGCTCCAAGACGATCCTCTGGAACGGCCCTACGGGCGTGTTCGAGTTTGACAACTTCGGGCATGGCTCCGAAGCCGTGGGTAAGGCAATCGCCGAAGCGACAAAGGCGGGAGCGTTCTCCCTCGTCGGTGGCGGAGACTCCGTCGCTTGTGTCAACAAGTATCATCTTGCCGACAAGGTCTCCTATGTCTCCACCGGTGGCGGTGCCCTCCTCGAAGCGATCGAAGGCAAGGTGCTTCCGGGCATCGCTGCGATAGAGAAATGA
- a CDS encoding PadR family transcriptional regulator produces MNEAVEKVKSQMRKGILEYCILLILHRKEAYSTDIINALKQNELIVVEGTLYPLLSRLKTAGLLSYTWVESTQGPPRKYYKITEKGEEFLSELHSAWHEIRNTVDLLMQGIPQDENTPTDNVENIIAL; encoded by the coding sequence ATGAATGAAGCAGTAGAAAAAGTGAAGTCCCAGATGCGAAAGGGGATCTTGGAGTACTGCATACTCCTGATCCTTCACCGCAAAGAGGCGTACAGCACCGACATCATCAACGCACTCAAGCAAAATGAGTTGATTGTGGTCGAAGGCACGCTCTATCCCCTCCTCTCACGTCTCAAGACGGCAGGACTTCTCTCGTACACATGGGTGGAGAGCACACAGGGGCCACCCCGTAAGTATTACAAGATCACGGAGAAGGGCGAGGAGTTTCTCTCCGAACTACACTCCGCATGGCACGAGATACGCAACACCGTGGATCTCCTCATGCAAGGTATCCCTCAAGACGAAAACACACCCACCGATAATGTTGAAAATATCATCGCTTTATGA